The window CTCATTAGGGGTAGAGTTTAAGGAAACTGAACCGCCATGGCGTTCGACAATCCGTTGCACTAGCGTTAATCCGATCCCGGTTCCCCCCTGGTACTTTTTAGCAGAGTGTAAGCGCTTAAAAAGCCTAAAGATGCTGCTGTGATGTTTTTCCGGGATACCAATCCCATTGTCTTTGACATACAGCGTTACGGTTTGACCCATCGCCTGAGACGAGGCTTCAGAAACGGACTGATCGGCATAATGTAACCCAATTTCAATGTGCTTCATATGGTGCTCATTATATTTGATAGCATTACTAATCAAATTTGTGAACATTTCTCTGAGCTGTACGGAGTTCCCTGAAATTGCGGGTAAGGGTTCTTCTATCTGAAACTTGACCTCTGCCTTTGAAAAGCGTACGTGAAAAAGTTCGGTAACCTCCCGCAGCAGTTCTGAAATATTGAGGGGCGTTTTGACGATTTCTGTTTGCCCTAGGCGTGAATAGTGCAGCAGAGAATCAATCAGGCTTTCCATGCGTTGGGCCAGTTTAGAAATCCCGGTTAAATAACCCCTGCCTTCTTCAGTCAGTAAATTAGAAAAGTCTTCTAGTAAAAAGTTTGAATAGTTGTGGATACCTCTCAAGGGTTCCTTCAAATCGTGAGATGCTGCATAGGCAAATGCGTCTAGCTCGTTATTACTGGTCATAAGCTGTCGATTGAGTTCTGCGAGTGCATCAGCCTGGCGCAGCACCGTGCTCACGATCGCATTCTTGAGGGCAAATACGCTACTGATTTCACAGGCTTTCCAGGGCAAAGACTTGCCATGGACGGTTTCTTGCCAGCGTTCAAAAGATTGACGGGGTGTGAGATACAGGCTGCCATCTGCCAGGACCTTGGCTGGCTTATTCGGGTTGCCTGCCCAGGTCACCGACTGGGTGACTTCAGGCCGAAACCAGACAATATAGTTCTTGGTCAGACGCGTGATGGATAAGGCAAGCAGACCGCTGGCGATCGCCTGATAGTTTTTAGCGGGTGGATAATGCTCAGAGAGATTTTGAGTGACGTACAGATCATCTTGAATTTCGTCCCTTACCCATTCCATTAAAGCTTCGACTTGTTTGGGGCTAGGGGTTTTGCCGAGTAAAGAGAGCCCATCATCGGTATAGATGGCTGCGCCTTGGGCGCTGACCAGCTCTAATAAGGTAGAGGCATTGTTGCTTAAACTTTGGGTAAAGGCATCTTCAGTCGATAAGCTGTCAATCAGGCATGTCTGTAGTGTTTGGACGTGTGTCCTGTGCTGTAAATCTTCAATATCCTCCTTGGATGCCAGTTCAAGGGACATTGCCTGACCCAAGAATTCACAGGATGTTCGGATCTGGTAGCTGACATACCGGGGCACAGAGTTATGGCAGGCGATGAGGCCCCAAAGCTGGCCATTCTTGATTAATGAAATCGACATGGACGCCTGAACGCCCATATTTTTGAGGTACTCAATGTGGAGGGGTGACACGCTCCGTAACACGGAATAGCTCAAGTCTAGGGGAGGCAGGGGAGGGGAGGCTTCATCCCCCACCAACGCGACAGGCTGATAGCCCACATCTGGAATAATCCGCAGCCAGTTCAGCAGGTAAAGCCGTCGCGCCGGGGCCGGAATGTCTGTCGAGGGATACCGTAGACCGAGAAAGGTTTCTAAGCCCTCTTGCACACTCTCTGCTTCAACAATGCCGCTGCCATCGCCTTCGAAGCGGTAAATCATAACCCGGTCATATCCGGTTAAATGACGGACATCTTCCACTACCACTTTGCAGAGTTCCTGCAGAGTATGTGTTTTTTGCAGCTTAATGAGGGTCGTTTTGACCAATCGATAAAAGTTGAAAAAGTCGGTTTTTCCAGCAGCAGGAATCATTTCAAGCTCAAAAAGAACCCGATCCTGACTGCGATGAACAATCCCTTCAAAGGTCAATGCCCCAGCTGGGGTTTCAAGCTCGACGGGAATCGGATTCAGGGCCTCAAAATCCCCTAGTAGGGAGTGCTTCAGGTTGTCCAGCACCCGAGTCCCAACAAGAGATTCTAAAGATGTCCCCAGTATGGCTTGAGGGCTGAGCCCGATTAAGCTTTCGATGTTATGGCTGACTTGAACAATGACAAAGTCCGGCTCCTGCAGCGCAAAGAGAATTCCATGGGGCTGGATCGCACTCGGAATGTGCACCTGCTCACGATCACAGTTGGTCAAACTGACAGTCTCTGCTGTGATAACTTGCTCAAAAGGCTTTGGTGCTGATGTGGCCATACCCGCCCACGCTTGAAGGTATTTTGAGTTCTGTGTAGATTATCTTCAAAATATATAAATTTATCAATGATCCATCGCTGTGTAGACTGGACTGCTATGGGTGTGGGCTACACGAATGTGGCCCGATGGGTTGGGTGTGCGATCACGTCAGCGACCCTGCTTGGCTGGCTCAGATGCTGTAGGGGGCCAGGGCAGGGGAGAAACTGCCAGTGGGGGCTTTATTCGTCTGCCCGGCCAATGACAGCGACTGCAGCCTCTAGGGCGATCGCCACATGGGTCCAATGAGTGCCGCCCTGACAATAAACAATGTAGGGCTCCCGCAGAGGGCCATCGGCGGACAGCTCAGAAGTGCTGCCGTCAATAAATGTGCCCCCTGCCATCACTAACTCACTCTCATAGCCTGGCATCCCAGCGGGTACAGGTTCCACATACGCGTCCACAGGGGACTGTTGCTGGATCGCTTTGCAGAACGCGATGAGTTTTTCCCGAGACCCTAGCTGAATCGCCTGGATGACATCTCGTTGCTGTGCTTCTGCAGGCGGATTGACGGGATACCCTAAGTCGGCGCAGGTGGCCGCAATGAGCGCATTTCCTTTCATGGCTTCACCGACCATCTGCGGGGCCAAAAATAATCCCTGAAAGAAAAGACGATTTTGACCCAGGCTCGACCCACCGCTACTGCCGATACCCGGTGCTGTTAGCCGACACATCGCAGCGTCTACTAGCGCTGCTCGTCCGGCAATGTATCCCCCTGTCGTGGCAATGGTGCCCCCTGGATTTTTGATCAATGACCCTGCCATCAGATCGGCTCCAACACCAGTGGGTTCACGGTCTTCGACAAACTCTCCATAGCAGTTGTCCACGAAACAAATCACATCAGGCTTTTGCTGTTTGACGGTGTGGACAATCCTTTCGATTTCTGTGATGGTGAGGCTTCTACGCCAGCTATAGCCGCACGATCGCTGGATCAAAATCATGCGGGTGCGATCGCTTACAGCCCCTGCTAACCGATCCCAATCTAATTTACCGGCCATATTAAGGGATAATTCCCTATAGGTAACGCCAAACTCCTTCAGGGAACCCTGGCTATTGCCTCTGAGTCCAATCACTTCTTCTAATGTGTCATAGGGCGCCCCTGCTACGGTAAGCAGTTCGTCTCCTGGCCTCAGAATGCCGAATAAGGCGCACGCAATTGCGTGAGTGCCAGACACAAACTGCACACGTACCGCAGCAGCTTCTGCCTGCATGACACTGGCAAAGACGTGATCCAGCGTGTCACGACCTAAGTCATTGTGACCATATCCAGAGACACTCGCAAAATGATGGCTTCCTACCCTATGCTCACGCATGGCTTTTAGCACTCGGCTCAAATTGGCCTTGACCTGCATGTCAATGCCCCAAAAGATCTGGGAGAGTGTGCCCTCAGATGTTTTCAGTGTTTCTGGGCAGTTCATTGGAAGTTAATTTCTACACCTGGCTTATGTAGAGTTTATTCTCCCGTGAGTTTGTATCTTCCTGTCCAAGAATTGAGAAATATCGAATGACTGTCGCAAGTAATTTTGTTAAGCCCCGCCTTAACTGGCCTACTACCATCTTTATGGTAGCTATTCACTCTTTAGTATTTCTTGCTTTCATCCCAGGCAATACCTCTTGGGGTGCGGTGGGTGTGGCACTATTGCTGCACTGGATCACCGGGTGTTTAGGCATTACCCTGGGATGGCACCGTCTGATTGCCCACCGGAGTTTTCAGGTGCCTCGATGGCTAGAGTATTTTTTCGTCTTTTGCGGGACTTTAGCCTGTCAACATGGTCCGATTGAGTGGGTTGGCCTGCATCGCCACCATCATCGTTATTCTGATAAAAACAATGACCACCACGATTCTGGCAAAGGTTTCTGGTGGAGTCATATGGGCTGGTTACTCCGTCAAGTCCCAGCTGAAGAAGATATTCCCCAATTTACTCGCGATATTAGTTCTGACCCTGTTTATCAGTTTTTTGAAAAATATTTCTTGGCACTGCAGCTTCCCCTGGCAGTAGCGCTCTATCTGTGGGGCGGGTGGCCCTTTGTGATTTGGGGAATTTTTGTGCGCTTGGTCGTGGTGTACCACTGCACCTGGCTAGTCAATAGCGCCACTCACAAATTTGGATATCGTAGCCATGAAACCGATGACGCCTCGACCAATTGCTGGTGGGTTGCTGTCGTGACCTATGGCGAAGGCTGGCACAATAATCATCATGCATTTCAATATTCTGCCCGTCACGGTCTGAAATGGTGGGAAATAGATCTGACATGGATGCATATCCGGTTGTTGAAGGCATTGGGTTTAGCGTCCAAAGTCAAACTGGTGGACAGCTAAAACTCGCCTTGGATTCCGGGCAAACTCAAGGCCCGGAATTCAACCCCCTGCTCGCAGGCCATCTTGCTTTACGGAAAGATTGTGTCGTCTTGAGGTATTCAAGCTCATGCCACTCATCAAAGTGCAAACCTCGATTCCTGCTCCTGCTAAGGCTGATGTAGAAGCTCTGCTGAAGCAACTCTCTAGCAGCCTTGCCACCCATTTGGGTAAGCCAGAGTCCTACGTGATGACTGCGTTTGAAGGGGATATTCCCATGACGTTTTCAGGCTCTACTGACCCTGTCTGTTATGTGGAAATTAAAAGCGTCGGCACCATGGGCGCTAAAACGAAAGCCATGAGCCAAGATTTTTGTACCCAAATAGAAACTACCCTGGGTGTTCCTAAAAACCGCACCTACATTGAATTCGCGGATGCGGCTGGAGCCATGTGGGGATGGAACGGCAGCACATTTGGTTAAAACCGTTGGTGATTAAAACCGTGATCAAACCGTTGATTAAAACGGCACATCGCTATCGGAGGCAGCAGGCGGTTTGATGGTTACATCCTTCTGCTGCTTCTGTTTGTCAACGGCTTGTTCAACTTCGTCCTCCTCTAAGGACACGATTTGACCGTTAAAGAACTCTGCAAAATTCTTAACGGCTCGATCAAAATCGGAAGTGGGTGTCCATGGCGGCGAGGGGTTGGGCACTGGGGGCTCAGGACGTGACCCTGGCGGTGTTGCTGGTGTTGCCTGCGAAAAGCTGTTAGGGCTTGCCGGTGACCGGGGGCTGGGTGGCCGACTCGCATCAGCAGAGGGCATGACGGGTGGATTGACCGGCCTTGCGGTTGGTGGTCTAGCCTCGCCTGAGGGCTGACTACTGGCAGGTGCCTCCGCAACTTCTAATGTGACTTTGACAGGCTGATTAAAGAGCTGTTGGAAGGCGGTCTCAATATTCGACACCCGGCCTTGGGCCATTTTGAACAAAGG is drawn from Leptolyngbya sp. SIO1E4 and contains these coding sequences:
- a CDS encoding GAF domain-containing protein, with translation MATSAPKPFEQVITAETVSLTNCDREQVHIPSAIQPHGILFALQEPDFVIVQVSHNIESLIGLSPQAILGTSLESLVGTRVLDNLKHSLLGDFEALNPIPVELETPAGALTFEGIVHRSQDRVLFELEMIPAAGKTDFFNFYRLVKTTLIKLQKTHTLQELCKVVVEDVRHLTGYDRVMIYRFEGDGSGIVEAESVQEGLETFLGLRYPSTDIPAPARRLYLLNWLRIIPDVGYQPVALVGDEASPPLPPLDLSYSVLRSVSPLHIEYLKNMGVQASMSISLIKNGQLWGLIACHNSVPRYVSYQIRTSCEFLGQAMSLELASKEDIEDLQHRTHVQTLQTCLIDSLSTEDAFTQSLSNNASTLLELVSAQGAAIYTDDGLSLLGKTPSPKQVEALMEWVRDEIQDDLYVTQNLSEHYPPAKNYQAIASGLLALSITRLTKNYIVWFRPEVTQSVTWAGNPNKPAKVLADGSLYLTPRQSFERWQETVHGKSLPWKACEISSVFALKNAIVSTVLRQADALAELNRQLMTSNNELDAFAYAASHDLKEPLRGIHNYSNFLLEDFSNLLTEEGRGYLTGISKLAQRMESLIDSLLHYSRLGQTEIVKTPLNISELLREVTELFHVRFSKAEVKFQIEEPLPAISGNSVQLREMFTNLISNAIKYNEHHMKHIEIGLHYADQSVSEASSQAMGQTVTLYVKDNGIGIPEKHHSSIFRLFKRLHSAKKYQGGTGIGLTLVQRIVERHGGSVSLNSTPNEGSTFYITLPVES
- a CDS encoding aminotransferase class I/II-fold pyridoxal phosphate-dependent enzyme; protein product: MNCPETLKTSEGTLSQIFWGIDMQVKANLSRVLKAMREHRVGSHHFASVSGYGHNDLGRDTLDHVFASVMQAEAAAVRVQFVSGTHAIACALFGILRPGDELLTVAGAPYDTLEEVIGLRGNSQGSLKEFGVTYRELSLNMAGKLDWDRLAGAVSDRTRMILIQRSCGYSWRRSLTITEIERIVHTVKQQKPDVICFVDNCYGEFVEDREPTGVGADLMAGSLIKNPGGTIATTGGYIAGRAALVDAAMCRLTAPGIGSSGGSSLGQNRLFFQGLFLAPQMVGEAMKGNALIAATCADLGYPVNPPAEAQQRDVIQAIQLGSREKLIAFCKAIQQQSPVDAYVEPVPAGMPGYESELVMAGGTFIDGSTSELSADGPLREPYIVYCQGGTHWTHVAIALEAAVAVIGRADE
- a CDS encoding fatty acid desaturase, whose protein sequence is MTVASNFVKPRLNWPTTIFMVAIHSLVFLAFIPGNTSWGAVGVALLLHWITGCLGITLGWHRLIAHRSFQVPRWLEYFFVFCGTLACQHGPIEWVGLHRHHHRYSDKNNDHHDSGKGFWWSHMGWLLRQVPAEEDIPQFTRDISSDPVYQFFEKYFLALQLPLAVALYLWGGWPFVIWGIFVRLVVVYHCTWLVNSATHKFGYRSHETDDASTNCWWVAVVTYGEGWHNNHHAFQYSARHGLKWWEIDLTWMHIRLLKALGLASKVKLVDS